One Natrinema longum genomic window carries:
- a CDS encoding polysaccharide deacetylase family protein — MQRRRYLALTSSFCLAGCATLNASDSSSPGSASNSTGDPTPPQSTDPDDGPSTDDPALAGRIDDFESLDPWDPLNATLSADASRSVVGTQSARLEIPAAERSGGISTSFAEPRDLSDTVPGLAVAADGLVVPWLRLIDDDGNELDYRRGIKGTLPLVRYNFGVETVADGFDPTAVREVFVLVRTNEGERRTVWIDDFHLVARPDTGCVMIQFDDAHVTDYTTALPILEEYGYPAVSFVNPGRIEAETRGADDPGGFPRLTVDQVHELHDAGWVIGNHCYSHPHLSELDTERQDAEISRGKAWLEAEGFTEGARYFAYPHGDYDERTLALVEEYHDIGFAGGRPVQGYAVNPRQTSRIGEPSVERARTAVERTASMRAITSLFFHRLEGDSLAAFEAALEAIDTHETAGELEVILPPVLEREYLYHV, encoded by the coding sequence ATGCAACGGCGACGCTACCTCGCGCTGACCTCGTCATTCTGTCTGGCCGGCTGTGCCACGTTGAACGCGTCCGATTCGTCGTCGCCAGGGTCGGCTTCGAATTCGACCGGGGATCCGACCCCGCCACAGAGTACCGACCCCGATGACGGACCATCGACGGACGACCCTGCGCTGGCCGGCAGGATCGACGACTTCGAGTCGCTCGATCCGTGGGACCCTCTCAACGCGACGCTCTCGGCGGACGCGAGCCGATCGGTTGTCGGCACCCAGAGCGCCAGACTCGAGATTCCAGCGGCCGAACGGAGCGGCGGAATATCGACGTCGTTCGCGGAGCCGCGGGACCTTTCCGATACCGTCCCCGGTCTCGCCGTCGCGGCGGACGGCCTCGTCGTGCCCTGGCTCCGACTGATCGACGACGACGGCAACGAACTCGATTATCGCCGCGGGATCAAGGGGACCCTCCCGCTCGTCCGCTACAACTTCGGCGTCGAGACGGTCGCGGACGGGTTCGATCCAACGGCCGTTCGCGAGGTGTTCGTCCTCGTCAGAACGAACGAGGGGGAGCGCCGGACGGTCTGGATCGACGATTTCCATCTCGTGGCACGGCCCGACACCGGGTGCGTGATGATCCAGTTCGACGACGCCCACGTCACCGACTACACGACGGCGCTTCCGATCCTCGAGGAGTACGGCTATCCCGCAGTCTCGTTCGTCAACCCCGGCCGGATCGAAGCGGAGACTCGCGGTGCCGACGATCCTGGCGGGTTCCCCCGTCTGACGGTCGATCAGGTCCACGAACTCCACGACGCCGGGTGGGTCATCGGCAACCACTGTTACTCCCATCCCCACCTTTCGGAACTCGACACGGAGCGACAGGACGCGGAGATCAGTCGAGGCAAAGCCTGGCTCGAGGCGGAAGGGTTCACCGAAGGTGCTCGATATTTCGCCTACCCACACGGGGACTACGACGAGCGAACGCTCGCCCTCGTCGAGGAGTACCACGACATCGGGTTCGCGGGCGGCCGACCGGTCCAGGGCTATGCGGTAAACCCCCGTCAAACGTCTCGGATCGGCGAACCCTCAGTCGAGCGAGCGCGAACTGCCGTCGAGCGCACGGCATCGATGCGGGCCATCACCTCGCTGTTCTTCCACCGTCTCGAGGGCGATTCCCTCGCCGCCTTCGAGGCGGCTCTGGAGGCGATCGACACACACGAGACCGCCGGCGAACTCGAGGTGATCCTGCCGCCGGTGCTCGAGCGCGAGTATCTGTATCACGTCTGA
- a CDS encoding DUF6149 family protein: MKLRQNAKHFAYRTALETPGVRSLANAGLVRLHTKIFADKADPAHAEERTAHLDGLFDATMDAYLRALQEGYSEAEAREITHIQANFDFYNHGWTEMMEFPADELEAHYDRYGDFFDRWDVTIDDPLGQFAPPAGLPEAPSTPERLEDPEHPHAEGGFADDVYVETEDGELVVGGRDEPDDIDVSTVVSADGDDS, translated from the coding sequence ATGAAGCTCCGCCAAAACGCGAAACACTTCGCCTATCGGACGGCCCTCGAGACGCCGGGCGTTCGATCGCTCGCCAACGCAGGACTGGTCAGACTCCACACCAAGATTTTCGCCGACAAGGCCGATCCCGCCCACGCCGAGGAGCGCACGGCCCACCTCGACGGGCTCTTCGACGCGACGATGGACGCCTACCTGCGGGCGCTCCAGGAGGGCTACTCCGAGGCCGAGGCCCGCGAGATAACCCACATCCAGGCCAACTTCGATTTCTACAACCACGGCTGGACCGAGATGATGGAGTTCCCTGCCGACGAACTCGAGGCCCACTACGACCGCTACGGGGACTTCTTCGACCGGTGGGACGTTACGATCGACGACCCCCTCGGTCAGTTTGCGCCGCCGGCGGGCCTCCCCGAAGCACCGTCGACGCCCGAGCGCCTCGAGGATCCCGAACACCCCCACGCTGAGGGCGGATTTGCCGACGATGTCTACGTCGAAACCGAGGACGGCGAACTCGTCGTCGGCGGCAGGGACGAACCCGACGATATCGACGTCTCGACGGTCGTCAGCGCGGACGGCGACGACAGCTAA
- a CDS encoding NAD(P)/FAD-dependent oxidoreductase, with product MTQYVIIGDGISGSSAAETLREEDPDAKITVITDEGEPLYNRILIKEHAKGKLPEAPISIHEEEWYEDRNIELSLNTYVTSVDTDAKVVNTHESGEIPYDKLLVATGGTPTQLPVENSDADGIHHFWTFQDARGIREHAERSDTGVIVGAGLLGIDFAAVCGAQGIDANYLMRGDRWWRYALSSDGAEIMHEGMREVGVEPVFDSGVDHFEVDDEGHVTAAVDPNGDRFECDFAGVAIGLNFNTEFLRGAGIEQDNGIVVDEYMQTNVDDVYAAGDLTRFYDVLLGEQGQNGSWGSAKEQGRVAAVNMAADEEAEAFQWVSSYSITHFDFPFLSFGHPTLGDEHAERKYSDTEWRRIAFKDGRIVGGVLIGDLSPQSKFKQLMREQRIVADQADVLLEQTVDLDDLAAPQEQ from the coding sequence ATGACTCAGTACGTCATCATCGGTGACGGGATCTCGGGTAGCTCGGCTGCCGAGACCCTCCGGGAGGAAGACCCGGACGCGAAGATTACCGTCATCACCGATGAGGGGGAGCCACTGTACAATCGGATCCTCATCAAGGAACACGCCAAAGGAAAGCTCCCCGAAGCCCCTATCTCGATCCACGAGGAGGAGTGGTACGAGGACCGCAACATCGAGCTTTCGTTGAACACCTACGTTACGAGCGTCGATACCGACGCGAAGGTGGTCAATACCCACGAAAGCGGCGAGATTCCGTACGACAAACTGCTCGTCGCAACCGGTGGAACGCCGACACAACTGCCCGTCGAGAACAGCGACGCCGACGGCATCCACCACTTCTGGACGTTTCAGGACGCTCGTGGGATTCGCGAGCACGCGGAGCGATCCGACACCGGCGTCATCGTCGGTGCCGGCCTGCTGGGCATCGACTTCGCGGCGGTCTGTGGCGCACAGGGGATCGACGCCAACTACCTGATGCGTGGCGACCGATGGTGGCGATACGCGCTCTCGAGCGACGGCGCGGAGATCATGCACGAGGGGATGCGAGAGGTCGGCGTCGAACCCGTCTTCGATAGCGGGGTCGATCACTTCGAGGTCGACGACGAGGGACACGTCACGGCCGCGGTCGACCCCAACGGCGATCGCTTCGAGTGTGACTTCGCGGGGGTCGCTATCGGACTGAACTTCAACACCGAGTTCCTCCGTGGAGCCGGCATCGAACAGGACAACGGGATCGTCGTCGACGAGTACATGCAGACCAACGTCGACGACGTCTACGCCGCGGGCGATCTCACCCGCTTCTACGACGTCCTGCTGGGCGAACAGGGCCAGAACGGTTCGTGGGGCTCGGCCAAGGAACAGGGTCGCGTCGCCGCGGTCAACATGGCCGCCGACGAGGAAGCCGAAGCGTTCCAGTGGGTCTCTTCGTACTCGATTACGCACTTCGACTTCCCGTTCCTCTCCTTTGGCCACCCGACGCTCGGCGACGAACACGCCGAGCGCAAGTACAGCGACACCGAGTGGCGACGCATCGCGTTCAAAGACGGCCGGATCGTCGGCGGCGTCCTCATCGGCGACCTCTCGCCACAGAGCAAGTTCAAGCAGCTGATGCGCGAACAGCGCATCGTCGCCGATCAAGCCGACGTCCTCCTCGAGCAGACCGTCGACCTCGACGACCTCGCTGCGCCACAGGAACAGTAG
- a CDS encoding DUF7124 domain-containing protein codes for MNGDSDMTLAFELEALKELASPERVFEDARGWTEYIGVVSEKPTYVVTNFTRKNRIRQDFFSGPRGKAESLEGVKDQFDTDRYVYIGASDEDEELADSVDWEYLAVEDAADAADWILATTADDEDDDAEQVRDDWP; via the coding sequence ATGAACGGCGACAGCGACATGACACTGGCGTTCGAACTCGAGGCGCTCAAAGAGCTCGCCTCGCCCGAACGCGTGTTCGAAGACGCCAGAGGCTGGACCGAGTACATCGGCGTCGTCTCCGAGAAACCGACCTACGTGGTGACGAACTTCACCCGGAAGAACCGCATCCGACAGGACTTCTTCTCCGGCCCACGCGGGAAAGCCGAGAGCCTCGAGGGCGTCAAAGACCAGTTCGACACCGATCGCTACGTCTACATCGGTGCCAGCGACGAGGACGAAGAGCTCGCAGACTCGGTCGACTGGGAGTATCTCGCCGTCGAGGACGCGGCCGACGCGGCCGACTGGATCCTGGCGACGACGGCCGACGACGAGGACGACGACGCAGAGCAGGTCCGCGACGACTGGCCCTGA
- a CDS encoding ABC transporter ATP-binding protein, with amino-acid sequence MAAIELEGLTKRFGDVVAVDGLDLTVEEGEIFGFLGPNGAGKSTTIDILLDFIRPTGGTATVLGHDAQSEGLAVRARTGVLPDAYHVYDRLTGRQHVEFAIEMKGVDDDPDALLERVRIADAADRKAGGYSKGMRQRLVLAMALVGDPDLLVLDEPSTGLDPNGAREMREIIREENDRGTTVFFSSHIMEQVEAVCDRVAIIDRGRLVAVDTIDGLRDSSETGETLYVYVTELDADVVERVEPLAGVGSVAIDDGRLRVTVDGVSKFAVLHAIDEVAPVQDFSVVESSLEDLFVRYTNEGQEGAG; translated from the coding sequence ATGGCGGCGATTGAACTCGAGGGGCTGACGAAACGGTTCGGCGACGTCGTCGCCGTCGATGGGCTGGATCTGACCGTCGAAGAAGGGGAGATCTTCGGCTTTCTGGGCCCCAACGGCGCGGGGAAGTCGACCACGATCGACATTCTCCTGGATTTCATCCGCCCGACCGGCGGGACCGCGACCGTGCTTGGACACGACGCCCAGTCGGAGGGGTTAGCCGTCCGCGCTCGGACCGGCGTCCTCCCGGACGCCTACCACGTCTACGATCGGCTCACCGGCCGCCAGCACGTCGAGTTCGCCATCGAAATGAAAGGCGTCGACGACGATCCCGACGCGCTGCTCGAGCGGGTCCGTATCGCCGATGCCGCCGACCGGAAGGCCGGCGGGTATTCGAAGGGGATGCGCCAGCGGCTGGTGTTGGCCATGGCGCTGGTCGGCGACCCCGACCTGCTCGTCCTCGACGAACCCTCGACCGGGCTCGACCCCAACGGTGCCCGCGAGATGCGCGAGATCATCCGCGAGGAGAACGACCGCGGGACGACCGTCTTCTTCTCGAGTCACATCATGGAGCAGGTCGAGGCGGTCTGTGATCGCGTGGCGATCATCGATCGCGGCCGACTCGTCGCCGTCGATACGATCGACGGGCTCCGGGATTCGTCGGAGACGGGCGAGACGCTGTACGTCTACGTCACGGAACTCGACGCGGACGTCGTCGAGCGCGTCGAACCACTCGCAGGCGTCGGGAGCGTGGCGATCGACGACGGCCGCCTGCGGGTGACGGTCGACGGCGTCTCGAAGTTCGCCGTCCTGCACGCCATCGACGAGGTGGCCCCCGTCCAGGACTTCTCGGTCGTCGAATCGTCCCTCGAGGATCTGTTCGTTCGCTACACCAACGAGGGACAGGAGGGAGCGGGATGA
- a CDS encoding ABC transporter permease produces MTWLAVAKKDFRDAIQSRALWALVAVFVVLSLVSTYAYVEAPALLGSATEATFGGLVFFTIGFTGLFVPLAAIVVCYKSLAGERELGSIKLLLSLPTTRGQVFAGKVVGRAAVLAFGLGVGLVVGLGFGSALLGSLDAAALLVFVLVTLAFTAIYAAIVVGISATTGSTSRATTLALGFFVVFELLWDVIPMGILYVVEGFSLPSTIPDWVFPVMQLSPSSAYLSTIVALLPDLADVAGADPTQAGAGVEVPADAAEPFYASPEVGVVVLLLWLVVPFAVGYYRFSAADL; encoded by the coding sequence ATGACCTGGCTCGCCGTCGCGAAGAAGGACTTCCGCGACGCCATCCAGTCGCGTGCCCTGTGGGCGCTCGTCGCCGTCTTCGTCGTGCTCTCGCTCGTCTCCACCTACGCGTACGTCGAAGCGCCCGCGCTGTTAGGGTCGGCGACGGAAGCGACGTTCGGCGGCCTGGTTTTCTTCACGATCGGGTTCACCGGGCTCTTCGTACCGCTGGCGGCGATCGTCGTCTGTTACAAGTCCCTCGCCGGCGAGCGCGAACTCGGGAGCATCAAGCTGTTGCTCTCCTTGCCGACTACCCGAGGGCAGGTCTTCGCCGGGAAGGTCGTCGGGCGAGCGGCCGTCCTCGCGTTCGGGCTCGGCGTCGGGCTCGTCGTCGGACTCGGCTTTGGCTCCGCGTTGCTCGGTTCCCTCGACGCCGCCGCGCTCCTGGTGTTCGTGCTCGTCACGCTGGCGTTTACAGCCATCTACGCGGCGATCGTCGTCGGCATCTCGGCGACGACGGGGTCGACCTCGCGTGCGACGACGCTGGCGCTCGGGTTCTTCGTCGTCTTCGAACTGCTGTGGGACGTAATCCCGATGGGGATCCTTTACGTCGTCGAGGGGTTCTCGCTCCCGTCGACGATTCCCGACTGGGTATTTCCCGTCATGCAGCTGTCGCCGTCCTCGGCGTACCTCTCGACGATCGTCGCGCTGTTGCCCGATCTCGCCGACGTGGCCGGTGCCGACCCGACCCAGGCGGGGGCCGGCGTCGAGGTACCGGCCGACGCGGCCGAACCGTTCTACGCGAGCCCCGAGGTCGGCGTCGTCGTCTTGCTCCTGTGGCTCGTCGTTCCGTTCGCCGTCGGCTACTATCGGTTCAGCGCGGCCGATCTCTGA
- a CDS encoding DUF5815 family protein — protein sequence MADPRGPGSAVDGLELPCGETVDPHEIDLGMREYSCPCGDVHAVVTDVHPPSRFFPESLVAVLQETIETDDEFEEFGTPHLLGVVLEEFPDDVVVHDASDDGAVGYTLLWMTAFDARRLHEVVVELVVELMEHAISHADDDAAVSEFESQMLEFDVAEFVEQYRRERDFESEHDQPV from the coding sequence ATGGCAGACCCCCGCGGTCCGGGTTCGGCTGTCGACGGCCTCGAGTTACCCTGCGGGGAGACCGTCGACCCCCACGAGATCGATCTCGGGATGCGCGAGTACAGTTGTCCCTGCGGTGACGTCCACGCCGTCGTGACGGACGTCCACCCGCCCTCGCGCTTTTTCCCCGAATCGCTCGTCGCCGTCCTCCAGGAGACGATCGAGACGGACGACGAGTTCGAGGAGTTCGGCACGCCCCACCTGCTGGGTGTCGTTCTCGAGGAGTTCCCCGACGACGTTGTCGTCCACGACGCGAGCGACGACGGTGCCGTCGGCTACACCCTGCTGTGGATGACCGCGTTCGACGCCCGCCGACTCCACGAGGTCGTCGTCGAACTCGTCGTCGAACTGATGGAACACGCGATCAGTCACGCCGACGACGACGCTGCCGTCTCGGAGTTCGAGTCCCAGATGCTCGAGTTCGACGTCGCGGAGTTCGTCGAGCAATACCGGCGAGAGCGGGACTTCGAGAGCGAGCATGATCAACCCGTATAG